The sequence CTTAAAAAAGATAAAATTTGAATATAATTTCTTAGACAAAGCAGATTTAAATTCTGCTGATGTTATTATTTCAAGAGAAAAAAAATATGATATTTATACAATATTAGTTGTTGATAAACTTAATGATGAAATTTTAAAAGCTGAAGATTTTATATTAAATCCAATTAATATCGAGGAATTAAATTATAAAATTATGCTTGGTATAAATAGGATAAAAAAAATTGAAAAATTAAATGATTTGCTATTAATAGATTATCTTACTAAGGTATATAATAGGAGAGCTATAACGGATATTTTAAAAAAAGAAATTGAAAGAGCAAAAAGAGAAAATTTTTCATTTGCATTATCAATGATTGATTTTGATAATTTTAAAAAAGTAAATGATCTATACGGTCATGATTCTGGTGATGCTGTATTAAGAGAAATATCTAAATTACTTTCTTCTAATATTAGATATTATGATAATATAGGTAGATTAGGCGGTGAAGAATTTCTTGTTATTATTTCACATGTAAATAAAAATGAAGCTATTACTGTTGCTGAAAGATTAAGGAAAAAGGTAGAAGATTATATAATTAAAATAAATGGTTATAATATTAAAATTACTATAAGCCAGGGAATTTCAATATTTGAAGATAATAAAAATTTAGATCAGATGATAAAAGAAGCTGATATAGCATTATACAAAGCTAAAAGCAGTGGAAAAAATAAAGTAATTATATATGAATACCCCCCCTATAACTGATATGCCCCACGAAAGTGGTACAATTAAAAAAAGCACAAAATAATGGATTTATCCAACATGGTTCCAGTACTCTACTGGGGCCATATTATTTAATCTTGATTGAAACCTCTCATTATTATAGAAATTTATGTAATCTTCTATAATATCAATATATTTGTTTTTTGTTCTTGAATATAAACATTTCAAATGACCAAAGAAACTTTCAATTGGTGCATTGTCAATAGAAATTTTGACATACTTTGAATTATCTCATGATCTTTTAATAAATTTATAACATATAGATGAGTATATTAAAAGCCTCTATCAGTATGAAAAATAGCATTTTTTCATTTGATTCTAACCATTTTTTCAAAGTGTTTACGCATCATATCATTTGTAACACTTAAACTTACTATTTCATTATTATAT comes from Marinitoga sp. 38H-ov and encodes:
- a CDS encoding IS3 family transposase, with the protein product MKCLYSRTKNKYIDIIEDYINFYNNERFQSRLNNMAPVEYWNHVG
- a CDS encoding GGDEF domain-containing protein; the encoded protein is MILIEKNIISNNDLKKIKFEYNFLDKADLNSADVIISREKKYDIYTILVVDKLNDEILKAEDFILNPINIEELNYKIMLGINRIKKIEKLNDLLLIDYLTKVYNRRAITDILKKEIERAKRENFSFALSMIDFDNFKKVNDLYGHDSGDAVLREISKLLSSNIRYYDNIGRLGGEEFLVIISHVNKNEAITVAERLRKKVEDYIIKINGYNIKITISQGISIFEDNKNLDQMIKEADIALYKAKSSGKNKVIIYEYPPYN